A genomic region of Raphanus sativus cultivar WK10039 chromosome 6, ASM80110v3, whole genome shotgun sequence contains the following coding sequences:
- the LOC108807234 gene encoding uncharacterized protein LOC108807234 isoform X1, whose product MAESSKLNFDAPLLSTRQMKKEAVSVRRNMAKKLTHDDSKTSESPSVPVLGLLDHVPNTASVVFKSHLEKANIDGNLRRQVSSKGKQVEEEDDDDDDVFSDALDTLSLKHSVSGKVEATKPPTASSEDPDQSRDFMLNRFLPAAKSMTMEQQQTDQYAMKRQPSSPLMAKPVRQIRDIVPAATPKRYEYNTTPSYYQDIDDDDDDDDDTSDEDYEDEASEYLSRRGCGMSPQLCLGMLTSVHGLKEKPYSLRTTSSHDQVKSSKVSQLKSRFQSVKKLALDKFGSRAQSPVHPSVDTNQRTASVPSSPYRQTGCLSPYRSVGNCSPLHSAGFSGTTRKEAEMMRANRLNKHIKNPKKSQDLLYPKSTRLDSSTSSVMEKTLHVDKDKSPKTSNVKISPETISEKPKAVESSLSIRSGIKKMKEDDLDKSKSGCDGSPLALPTPKKPSESWLLRNMPSVSSKISSRRYLLHPQKKDLKENSTSVVTKWETIVKTSCIHRDHIRYSEELVARSSCQSTT is encoded by the exons ATGGCAGAAAGCAGCAAACTTAATTTTGATGCACCTCTTCTCTCAACAAGGCAGATGAAGAAAGAAGCAGTCTCTGTGCGCAGAAACATGGCAAAGAAGCTTACTCATGATGACTCCAAGACAAGCGAATCTCCTTCAGTTCCTGTTCTTGGCTTGTTGGATCATGTTCCAAACACTGCCTCTGTTGTTTTCAAAAGTCACTTGGAGAAAGCCAATATTGATGGAAACCTGAGAAGACAAGTGAGTTCAAAGGGTAAACAagtagaggaagaagatgatgatgatgatgatgtcttCTCTGATGCCCTTGATACATTGTCTCTAAAGCATAGCGTAAGTGGTAAAGTTGAAGCAACGAAACCGCCAACGGCATCATCCGAGGATCCTGATCAATCTCGAGATTTCATGTTGAACCGTTTCTTACCTGCCGCAAAGTCCATGACCATGGAGCAACAACAAACTGATCAGTATGCTATGAAGCGACAACCATCATCTCCCTTGATGGCTAAACCAGTGAGACAGATTAGAGATATAGTACCAGCTGCAACTCCTAAGAGGTATGAGTATAACACCACTCCATCATATTATCAGGacatagatgatgatgatgatgatgatgatgatacaaGCGATGAAGATTATGAAGATGAAGCTTCTGAGTATCTATCTAGGAGAGGCTGTGGGATGTCACCACAACTCTGCCTTGGTATGTTGACCTCAGTGCATGGTCTCAAAGAGAAACCTTACTCCCTAAGAACCACCTCAAGCCATGATCAAGTGAAGTCAAGCAAGGTCTCTCAACTCAAATCTCGGTTTCAATCTGTTAAAAAG CTGGCTCTTGATAAGTTTGGAAGCAGAGCTCAGTCTCCAGTACATCCAAGTGTTGATACAAATCAGCGTACTGCAAGTGTGCCATCATCTCCTTACAGACAAACTGGCTGTTTGTCACCGTATCGCAGTGTAGGAAACTGTTCCCCTCTTCACTCTGCTGGCTTCTCCGGGACTACTCGTAAAGAAGCGGAGATGATGAGAGCCAACAGGTTGAACAAGCACATCAAGAACCCAAAGAAGTCTCAGGACTTACTCTATCCAAAGAGTACAAGACTTGACTCTTCTACAAGCTCTGTCATGGAAAAGACTTTACACGTTGACAAAGATAAATCTCCAAAGACCAGCAATGTCAAGATCTCGCCGGAAACAATATCAGAGAAACCGAAAGCTGTAGAGTCCAGCCTAAGTATTAGAAGTGGAATCAAGAAGATGAAGGAAGATGATTTGGACAAGAGCAAGAGTGGATGTGATGGGTCTCCACTTGCTCTGCCGACACCTAAGAAGCCTTCTGAGTCTTGGCTTTTACGTAATATGCCTTCAGTAAGCTCGAAGATCTCTTCGCGGAGATACTTGCTTCATCCCCAAAAGAAGGATCTCAAAGAAAACTCCACAAGTGTTGTGACCAAGTGGGAGACTATAGTCAAGACCTCTTGTATTCACAGAGATCATATACGCTATTCCGAA GAACTCGTTGCTCGTTCATCTTGTCAATCTACAACATAA
- the LOC108809189 gene encoding uncharacterized protein At2g34160: MEEITEGVNNMNLANDSQKKNRIQVSNTKKPLFFYVNLAKRYMQEHNDVELSALGMAIATVVTIAEILKNNGFAVEKKIMTSTVDIKDGSRGRPVQKPKIEITLGKSEKFDELMAAANEEKEAAEAQVQS, translated from the exons ATGGAAGAGATTACAGAGGGAGTGAACAACATGAACTTGGCCAatgattcccagaagaagaaccgTATTCAGGTTTCCAACACCAAGAAACCATTGTTCTTCTACGTCAACCTCGCCAAG AGGTATATGCAAGAGCACAATGATGTCGAATTGTCTGCCCTTGGGATGG CCATTGCAACCGTTGTTACCATTGCTGAGATACTCAAGAACAATGGTTTTGCTGTTGAGAAGA AGATCATGACTTCTACTGTGGATATTAAGGATGGCTCAAGGGGACGTCCTGTGCAGAAACCtaag ATCGAAATCACGCTTGGGAAGTCAGAGAAGTTTGATGAACTAATGGCTGCAGCCAACGAAGAAAAAGAAGCTGCAGAAGCTCAGGTCCAGAGCTGA
- the LOC108807234 gene encoding uncharacterized protein LOC108807234 isoform X2: MKKEAVSVRRNMAKKLTHDDSKTSESPSVPVLGLLDHVPNTASVVFKSHLEKANIDGNLRRQVSSKGKQVEEEDDDDDDVFSDALDTLSLKHSVSGKVEATKPPTASSEDPDQSRDFMLNRFLPAAKSMTMEQQQTDQYAMKRQPSSPLMAKPVRQIRDIVPAATPKRYEYNTTPSYYQDIDDDDDDDDDTSDEDYEDEASEYLSRRGCGMSPQLCLGMLTSVHGLKEKPYSLRTTSSHDQVKSSKVSQLKSRFQSVKKLALDKFGSRAQSPVHPSVDTNQRTASVPSSPYRQTGCLSPYRSVGNCSPLHSAGFSGTTRKEAEMMRANRLNKHIKNPKKSQDLLYPKSTRLDSSTSSVMEKTLHVDKDKSPKTSNVKISPETISEKPKAVESSLSIRSGIKKMKEDDLDKSKSGCDGSPLALPTPKKPSESWLLRNMPSVSSKISSRRYLLHPQKKDLKENSTSVVTKWETIVKTSCIHRDHIRYSEELVARSSCQSTT, encoded by the exons ATGAAGAAAGAAGCAGTCTCTGTGCGCAGAAACATGGCAAAGAAGCTTACTCATGATGACTCCAAGACAAGCGAATCTCCTTCAGTTCCTGTTCTTGGCTTGTTGGATCATGTTCCAAACACTGCCTCTGTTGTTTTCAAAAGTCACTTGGAGAAAGCCAATATTGATGGAAACCTGAGAAGACAAGTGAGTTCAAAGGGTAAACAagtagaggaagaagatgatgatgatgatgatgtcttCTCTGATGCCCTTGATACATTGTCTCTAAAGCATAGCGTAAGTGGTAAAGTTGAAGCAACGAAACCGCCAACGGCATCATCCGAGGATCCTGATCAATCTCGAGATTTCATGTTGAACCGTTTCTTACCTGCCGCAAAGTCCATGACCATGGAGCAACAACAAACTGATCAGTATGCTATGAAGCGACAACCATCATCTCCCTTGATGGCTAAACCAGTGAGACAGATTAGAGATATAGTACCAGCTGCAACTCCTAAGAGGTATGAGTATAACACCACTCCATCATATTATCAGGacatagatgatgatgatgatgatgatgatgatacaaGCGATGAAGATTATGAAGATGAAGCTTCTGAGTATCTATCTAGGAGAGGCTGTGGGATGTCACCACAACTCTGCCTTGGTATGTTGACCTCAGTGCATGGTCTCAAAGAGAAACCTTACTCCCTAAGAACCACCTCAAGCCATGATCAAGTGAAGTCAAGCAAGGTCTCTCAACTCAAATCTCGGTTTCAATCTGTTAAAAAG CTGGCTCTTGATAAGTTTGGAAGCAGAGCTCAGTCTCCAGTACATCCAAGTGTTGATACAAATCAGCGTACTGCAAGTGTGCCATCATCTCCTTACAGACAAACTGGCTGTTTGTCACCGTATCGCAGTGTAGGAAACTGTTCCCCTCTTCACTCTGCTGGCTTCTCCGGGACTACTCGTAAAGAAGCGGAGATGATGAGAGCCAACAGGTTGAACAAGCACATCAAGAACCCAAAGAAGTCTCAGGACTTACTCTATCCAAAGAGTACAAGACTTGACTCTTCTACAAGCTCTGTCATGGAAAAGACTTTACACGTTGACAAAGATAAATCTCCAAAGACCAGCAATGTCAAGATCTCGCCGGAAACAATATCAGAGAAACCGAAAGCTGTAGAGTCCAGCCTAAGTATTAGAAGTGGAATCAAGAAGATGAAGGAAGATGATTTGGACAAGAGCAAGAGTGGATGTGATGGGTCTCCACTTGCTCTGCCGACACCTAAGAAGCCTTCTGAGTCTTGGCTTTTACGTAATATGCCTTCAGTAAGCTCGAAGATCTCTTCGCGGAGATACTTGCTTCATCCCCAAAAGAAGGATCTCAAAGAAAACTCCACAAGTGTTGTGACCAAGTGGGAGACTATAGTCAAGACCTCTTGTATTCACAGAGATCATATACGCTATTCCGAA GAACTCGTTGCTCGTTCATCTTGTCAATCTACAACATAA